The Corylus avellana chromosome ca11, CavTom2PMs-1.0 genome contains the following window.
TTTCAGAGTCCAATATATCCCCTTCTCCTGCAACTTTTTCTTCAGTTCCTCTGATAGAAGGAACACCTGGTCCAGCCCATCACAGAAAGTCATGGAGAAGCAGTGCACCAATCTCATCATCCCAGCCGAACGGTAATCTTTATAACCCTGGCACTACAGAATGTTATTATCTTGAGGCCATCAGAATAAGCTTCTAGTTTGGACAATCCAGGGTCAGATTCTCACCCTCCACTTGCATTACCACCTCTTACATCTGCCCCAGTGCCCCGAGGGACCCAAGGGCTTGTACCATCATTGACACCAAGCACTCCAGCTGTATCCCCACTGCATCAGACAGCTCCTCCACCTTCAGCTGTTCAAGGACATGTCCCGTCCATGCCACCAAGTGATCCTCAGAGGAAGAAACCAGTTAATAAAACTCCTGGCTCATTGCCTGTTGCTGCTCCAGGTAGATAATTTATTAGGGTTTTCTGAGTTCCCAGTTGAAATAGGGTCTAGATTAACTGCTTCTGTCATAATGTACAGTTCCAGTGGCAACTCCAAGTAATTTACCACAAAATTCACCAGTCAGCCACCCAAGTATGCCAGGAACTTTGTCACCTAGCTCTCATCATAGAAAAGCACCAGATAATAAGGCTCCCATCCCAGAGCCAATTACTCCAGGTATATGACCAGTATTTTCCATGCCATCACTAGATCTCTGCTCAATATGTTCTGAGCAGGCCCCATTTTATTCAAATACAGTATCTGCGGCATCACCACCGAGGAAATTTGGACAATATCCACCTGCAATCCACCCAAATGTGCCAGAAATAGCACCATCCACATTACCTGGTGCACCTTATtgctttcatttttcaaaactaaactttctatcaaactatcaaaatcacCAGTTGAATTGACCTTATTGTTTCTTCTTTGTGTCATAATCATGCAGCGCCAGTTGCATCACCAACGAGTGAATTGCCACAAAATTCACCAGTCAGCCACCCAAGTATGCCTGTAACTTTGTCACCTAGCTCTCATCATAGAAGAGAACCAGATACTAAGGCTCCCATCCCAGAGCCAATTACTCCAGGTAAATGACCAGTATTTTGACGCTATCATTAGATCTCCgctcaaaatgttttgaacTGGCCCCTTTTATTCAAATACAGTATCTGCGGCATCGCCACCGAGGAAATTTAGACGACATCCACCTGCAATCCACCCAAATGTACCAGAAATAGCACCATCCACATTACCTGGTGCACCTTATTGCATTCATTTTCCAAAACTAAACTTTCTATCAAACTATCAATGTGACCAGTTGAATTGACCttattgtttcttctttttgtcaTAATCATGCAGCACCAGTTGCATCACCAACGAGTGAATTGCCACAAAATTCACAACCCCTACATCCAGTTATGCCTGGTGAATCTCCATCCATATTACCAGGTGCATCTTATGAGAAAAAtgtaattcatttatttatatattttaaattgtggATCTCTTTTTCCCCTTTACCCCATTACTCCCAGACCCTTTGTCCTTCAAAAaaggaggaatttttttttttttttttggggttgatTTACACTTTATAAGAATAGAAACCTGTCTTTGTGTTCCTCTTTGTTTCATGCTTCAAGTTGAAATGCTAAGGCTGTGAGTTTCAAGGAAAAGATGCCATTGTACCTTGCCTCTGGTTAGTCCAGATATATCGCGACATATATCAATATTATggcaataaaaataatttctgtAACAGCCCAAAACTGTTGTGATCAGATTTTGATGGCTGAGTTGCATGTACATCATAATCTTGAAAACGTATCAAAAGGTGAGATTATAAAACCACACATAAACAAAACCATACACTCTTGTGTTATTCACaacttgtttttatttgttctaCTGAACTGTTAATTCAATAAGGTTTCTCTGGAACCACGGAATCCCATTTCCTTCAACCTTCGTtccccctattttttttttttttgaattttaggtgTTAAAATCTGGCCATTCATAAACTTTCATTTTGTATGGCCGATATATGCATTTAACCagtttatccattttttttctaaaggcTACTTGCCATGGTTGTTAAAGCTCTCTATAGTCTGACAAATGTTATATTTGGTTGGTGCACATGAAGTGCAGACCCTGATGTCTCGCCTGCATCAACTCCTCCAAGCATTGTTGGTTGGCAGAGGAATAGAACTCCAGAGGCTCCACCTCCACACGAAACACCGAAGCCATTACCTCTTTTGGACCACTCCCCAGCTCTAGGTATGCAGAAACCTACATATTTCAGCTAGATTGGTAAAATGAAGTGTGTGCTATAAGATGGTAAAActcttattaatattatttgcaGGTCCTTTTCCTGCTGTAGCTCCTTCCACACACAGAGCTATGAGGCATTCTAATTACGCTCCTGCACCATCTCTTTTATCTCCTAAATCTCCATTAAATAAAGGTTATCATTCTCCTGCATCTTCACCTTCAACCTCATTTTATAAGCATCATCATACAAGGAACAATATCACCAGCCCTGCCCCTGCATCATCATATCTGGTTTCTCCTCCCACTTCAAAACAGCAAGGTCTAGTATTTTACCTTACATATGTAGAGCaaagtttgatttgatttattatGTTCTTTGACCTTCAAGACATCATGTGTTGCTTTTCGTTTCATTTTTATACATAGGTCCGGTCATCTCTCCAGCATTACTTCCAACAAATGGACGAACACACTTTGCTCCTCCTCCCCTGAAGCGAGGTAAGGCAACAGTGAATACTAAAGTGATTTCTTCCTACTAGAGACTCAGCAGTGAGCTAGGTAGTTGTTTCAATTTCGGATTAACTGATGCATGGCAGGCTCTTCAGTTTCCCAATCCCATTTCCCCTCTCCTTCACCATTGAGCAATGCTTCACCTCCTTCTTCTCTACCTCCAAGAGCTGCACCTGGCCACACAAAAAGTAAGGAAAACTCAagattctttctttttaattattattaaatattattaattgaaGTTTTTCATTCAATTTATGTCGAGTTAAATGAGTACCTGATTGAGTATGTTTGCAATCTCAAGTGCCCTTTCTTCTTCCCCCTAATGTTTCTCCTTCTGGGTCTACATCAAAGAGTCCAAAGATACCACTCCTGCCACCACTTCAAGCGTTCCCACCTCCGCCTCCTAATGAAGGTACGCAAACACTTAATTTTCTACACTTAAGGGTTACTAGCATCTCTGCACTTCTGTTGTtccaataatattatttttcttactaGAATTTAACGCACAGGTTCTACCTTTTTGTAGATTGCTCATCAACCATATGCACAGAACCCTATACGAATACTCCTCCAGGGTCACCTTGTGGCTGTGTTTTGCCCATGCAAGTTGGTCTGCGCCTTAGCGTTGCTCTGTATACCTTCTTCCCTTTGGTTTCAGAGCTTGCTAAAGAAACTGCTGCTGGGGTTTTTATGAAACAAAGTCAAGTTCGCATTATTGGAGCCAATGCTGCTAGTGAACAACCAGAGAAGACTGTTGTCCTTATTGACTTGGTACCCTTGGGGGAAAAGTTTGATAACACCACAGCCTTATTGACTTTTCAAAGATTTTGGCACAAACAAGTTGTTATACAAGCTTCCTACTTTGGTGACTACGAAGTATTATATGTACGCTATCCTGGTATATATTAACTCCTCagtctcttctctctctccatctctaatAATTTTCAACTGGGAATTTATATAGAACTACTGCATTTGTAGGTTTACCCCCATCTCCGCCTTCTCCTTCGGGCATTACCATAAATGATGGTGGTCCTTACTCTGGTGTTGACAGTAATGCAAGGACAAATAAACCCCTTGGGGTTGATGTGCATAAGAGGTGGCATAAAGATGGGCTTGGTGGTGGCATAATTGCTATTATTGTGATTTCAGCTTTTGTAGCAGTGGTCTTATGCTCTGCTGCTGCTTTGGTATTTCTCTTCAAACGTAGAAAGCTTGTTTGTGATCCAGTGCCAACTCCACGGGCTTTGCCACCTTTCCACAACAAACCATCAGGTAATCCCAATTTCAATACCATAAAAAGCAGGTGCAGTATGTTGCAAAATTTAGCCAATTAGTTGCTCCAAGTGGTTGGAGCTGGCAGGTTTATTTCATCTTCTGAATAAAGAATACTTTTGAGCTTGATACTGTCAATTAGTTAAATGATCTTTTACATGAATCTAACATTTAAAAGTTGGACTTATGAAGCCTTAAGGGCATACAAGTTCTTCATAAATCTAAAATGCATGTGTAATCATTTTGGTCCGATCCTGATCGCGTAATTAGGGGTTTCATCCTCAAAATTGGATTCATCCAGAAGTTTTGCTCTTTCAGTATAAGAAAGAATATATTTTGCAGGCCTTGGTGGGTCTTTGATTGGAAGTGGACCCAGTTCTGTGTCGTTATCATTTGGATCTAGCATCGCAACTTATACCGGATCTGCTAAGACTTTCAGTGCGAGTGAC
Protein-coding sequences here:
- the LOC132165646 gene encoding receptor-like serine/threonine-protein kinase ALE2, with product MEVGMPAVLQLVELCVICFALAVQGSTESNISPSPATFSSVPLIEGTPGPAHHRKSWRSSAPISSSQPNGSDSHPPLALPPLTSAPVPRGTQGLVPSLTPSTPAVSPLHQTAPPPSAVQGHVPSMPPSDPQRKKPVNKTPGSLPVAAPVPVATPSNLPQNSPVSHPSMPGTLSPSSHHRKAPDNKAPIPEPITPVSAASPPRKFGQYPPAIHPNVPEIAPSTLPAPVASPTSELPQNSPVSHPSMPVTLSPSSHHRREPDTKAPIPEPITPVSAASPPRKFRRHPPAIHPNVPEIAPSTLPAPVASPTSELPQNSQPLHPVMPGESPSILPDPDVSPASTPPSIVGWQRNRTPEAPPPHETPKPLPLLDHSPALGPFPAVAPSTHRAMRHSNYAPAPSLLSPKSPLNKGYHSPASSPSTSFYKHHHTRNNITSPAPASSYLVSPPTSKQQGPVISPALLPTNGRTHFAPPPLKRGSSVSQSHFPSPSPLSNASPPSSLPPRAAPGHTKMPFLLPPNVSPSGSTSKSPKIPLLPPLQAFPPPPPNEDCSSTICTEPYTNTPPGSPCGCVLPMQVGLRLSVALYTFFPLVSELAKETAAGVFMKQSQVRIIGANAASEQPEKTVVLIDLVPLGEKFDNTTALLTFQRFWHKQVVIQASYFGDYEVLYVRYPGLPPSPPSPSGITINDGGPYSGVDSNARTNKPLGVDVHKRWHKDGLGGGIIAIIVISAFVAVVLCSAAALVFLFKRRKLVCDPVPTPRALPPFHNKPSGLGGSLIGSGPSSVSLSFGSSIATYTGSAKTFSASDIEKATDNFDASRILGEGGFGLVYSGVLEDGTKVAVKVLKRDDQQGGREFLAEVEMLSRLHHRNLVKLIGICTEERSRCLVYELIPNGSVESHLHGIDKEAAPLDWASRMKIALGAARGLAYLHEDSSPRVIHRDFKSSNILLEHDFTPKVSDFGLARTALDEESKHISTRVMGTFGYVAPEYAMTGHLLVKSDVYSYGVVLLELLSGRKPVDMSQPPGQENLVAWARPLLTSKEGLETIVDESLGSDVPFDSVAKVAAIASMCVQPEVSHRPFMGEVVQALKLVCNECDEAKVGSRSLSQEDLSICMDAGASTGSGELPDTVHSQYLLPNFNSGIDTERGLSVSDLFSSSARFGRQASGSFRRHSSSGPLRMGRSRFFWQRIRRSSGGTVSEHGVMFRLWPGSH